In one Melopsittacus undulatus isolate bMelUnd1 chromosome 4, bMelUnd1.mat.Z, whole genome shotgun sequence genomic region, the following are encoded:
- the OOSP3 gene encoding oocyte-secreted protein 3: MAPVSITCSHSRISIMVPAALLGPRVLHGELTLGSGCGVTAADGDGFRLEHPLVGCGTRMELLPDTIHYSNILHYSPMAMGPVAHTRPFSLPVHCYYPRMGSISSGPIQPTWVPFGSSIAHRRHLRFALDAYDRTWSSRLPQPSYALGELMNVEASLSTGLILPIRVLMEQCEATLGAGPWYKVIDKGCLLDGQLGRSRFLPQHGHRSLRFQLDTSLFPTASSSQIHLRCHLRAVAEGTGSSMGRACSYDPISHSWHSLHGADCSCCASPSGCRTRLRRFTTGPVLLGEANIHLGPLELLPALPSSSLLPTAFPMAPEPSPHSPSVPIVRGENRDSGLALPIPGTTLAMVAMSSILAAVAITGCYCSMRRHWGENRRGGPEAAPRDPGAMVLAPPIAMGTPGTPPAHGEPLVVSASLV; the protein is encoded by the exons TGTCCATCACATGCAGCCATTCCCGGATCTCCATCATGGTCCCGGCTGCTCTCCTGGGGCCCCGTGTGCTCCATGGGGAGCTGACCCTGGGCTCTGGCTGTGGGGTGACGGCTGCTGATGGGGATGGATTCCGGCTGGAGCATCCCCTTGTGGGCTGTGGGACCAGGATGGAG CTCCTCCCTGACACCATCCACTACAGCAACATCCTCCACTACAGCCCCATGGCCATGGGGCCGGTGGCTCACACCAGGCCCTTCTCCCTGCCCGTGCACTGTTACTACCCCAG GATGGGCAGCATCTCCTCCGGACCCATCCAACCCACATGGGTCCCATTTGGCTCCAGCATCGCCCATAGGAGACACTTGCGCTTCGCCTTGGATGCCTATGACA GGACCTGGTCCTCCCGCCTGCCGCAGCCCAGCTATGCCCTGGGGGAGCTGATGAACGTGGAGGCATCGCTGAGCACGGGTCTCATCCTGCCCATCAGGGTCCTTATGGAGCAGTGCGAGGCCACCCTGGGTGCTGGGCCCTGGTACAAGGTCATTGACAAGGG GTGCCTGTTGGATGGGCAGCTTGGCCGATCCCGTTTCCTGCCCCAGCATGGGCACCGCTCCCTCCGCTTCCAGCTGGATACCTCCCTCTTCCCAACCGCCTCCAGCAGCCAG ATCCATCTCCGCTGTCACCTGAGGGCTGTGGCTGAGGGCACCGGCAGCTCCATGGGCAGAGCCTGTTCCTATgatcccatatcccattcctGGCATTCCCTGCATGGAGCCgactgctcctgctgtgcttcccCATCCGGCTGCAGGACCCGGCTCCGGCGCTTCACCACCGGCCCAG TGCTCCTGGGGGAAGCCAACATCCACCTGGGCCCTTTGGAACTGCTCCCGGCTCTTCCCagctcatccctgctccccacagcatTCCCTATGGCACCGGAGCCATCACCTCACAGCCCCTCGGTACCCATAGTGAGGGGCGAGAACAGGGACTCGG GCCTggctctccccatccctggcaccaCATTGGCCATGGTTGCCATGAGCTCCATCCTCGCTGCCGTGGCCATCACCGGCTGCTATTGCTCCATGCGGAGGCACTGGGGTGAGAACCGGAGGGGGGGCCCCGAGGCAGCTCCACGGGACCCTGGTGCCATGGTCCTGGCCCCCCCCATAGCCATGGGCACCCCTGGGACCCCCCCTGCTCATGGGGAGCCCCTCGTGGTGTCAGCATCCTTGGTATAG
- the LOC117436090 gene encoding cobalamin binding intrinsic factor, with translation MLRMPLSLGILLALLGSSWAQGCAAPQALVSELLQRLEGSVLEDASPDPSVLLALNLAGTSNRAVQKLLLEQLKEQAVKRAPHGMASGQVALLVLALLSSCQDPQQVQALGLSVDLLHILQQRTDEELANMEVEGVPRTTLYSVGLDTLTLCLTGVGGYQEASVELAKELLSPSSPLSVDTQAMAVLALVCTHGRTELRDVRDLLQEAVSMVTNGFLDEQEEKGGLIGNIYSMGLAMQALESAGQFYSPRQWDCSQALSVVSEHHFQLPMAMAQLLPALLGRTYLDAASLDCPSGSSASRSLLDASIGMDAPDPISGSLPVESITVQFSITNRLQGKPFSYSTMVRVPDGSTLLRVMEVAAEENPAVYSFQTEQVSWGIMVVSIHGLAGNAEDRTYWQFLSGGDALQEGVGLYKPRDGEHIQAVFSTY, from the exons ATGCTCCGGATGCCTTTATCCCTCGGGAtcctgctggccctgctgggcTCCTCATGGGCGCAGGGCTGTG CGGCCCCACAGGCGCTGGTGTCGGAGCTGCTGCAGCGCCTGGAGGGCTCCGTGCTGGAGGATGCGAGCCCGGACCCCAGTGTCCTCCTGGCCCTAAACCTGGCTGGGACCTCCAATAGGGCcgtgcagaagctgctgctggagcagctgaaggagCAGGCGGTGAAGAGGGCCCCGCACG GCATGGCCTCGGGGCAGGTGGCTCTGCTGGTCCTCGCCCTCCTGTCCTCCTGCCAGGACCCACAGCAGGTCCAGGCCCTGGGGCTGAGCGTGGACCTGCTCCACATCCTGCAGCAGAGGACGGACGAGGAGTTGGCCAACATGG AGGTTGAAGGTGTCCCCAGGACCACCCTATACAGCGTTGGCCTGGACACCCTCACCCTGTGCCTGACCGGGGTTGGTGGCTACCAAGAGGCCTCCGTGGAGCTGgccaaggagctgctgagcccCTCCAGCCCCCTCTCTGTGG ACACCCAGGCCATGGCGGTGCTGGCGCTGGTCTGCACCCATGGGCGCACGGAGCTCCGGGATGTGCGGGATCTGCTCCAAGAGGCTGTGTCCATGGTCACCAACGGGTTCCTGGAtgagcaggaggagaagggaggacTCATAGGGAACATCTATAGCATGGGGCTGGCCATGCAG GCACTGGAATCCGCAGGGCAGTTTTACTCCCCTCGGCAATGGGATTGCTCCCAAGCCCTCTCTGTGGTGTCCGAGCATCACTTCCAGCTGCCCATGGCCAtggcccagctcctgcctgcgcTGCTGGGCAGGACATACCTGGATGCAGCCAGCTTGGATTGTCCCTCCGGCTCCAGCGCATCCCGGAGCCTGCTGGatgcatccatagggatggatgcTCCGGATCCCATATCCGGATCCCTGCCGGTGGAGTCCATCACGGTGCAGTTCTCCATCACCAACCGCCTGCAGGGGAAGCCCTTCAGCTACAGCACCATGGTGAGGGTACCAGATGGATCCACCCTGCTCAGGGTGATGGAGGTGGCGGCCGAGGAGAACCCCGCGGTCTATAG CTTCCAGACGGAGCAGGTGTCCTGGGGGATCATGGTGGTGTCCATCCATGGGCTGGCCGGGAATGCCGAGGATCGAACCTATTGGCAGTTCCTCAGTGGTGGTGATGCTCTGCAGGAAG GGGTCGGGCTCTACAAGCCACGGGACGGGGAGCACATCCAGGCTGTGTTCAGCACCTACTGA
- the MRPL16 gene encoding large ribosomal subunit protein uL16m — protein MLQWRLRAPLLTRAGAAGVTMARAGLKKLVMPPDYSGIVIPEKPKLKFLERAPAVPKVRREPRRLRDIRGPSREATDFTQGQFGILALGGGYLRWGHLEMLRLTIGRAMDPRSTFAIWRVPAPTKPVTRKSLGHRMGGGKGPIDHYVTPVKSGRLVVELGGRCEFQEVAPFLLRAARKLPFPAVPISRAGLERMRREEEERRVGNENPWTFERMVRANMLGMRRYLSPCDLHWHGRYWGKFFLRHRV, from the exons ATGTTGCAATGGCGGCTCCGGGCGCCGCTGCTGACCCGGGCAG GTGCCGCCGGTGTCACCATGGCCCGGGCCGGCCTCAAGAAGCTGGTGATGCCCCCGGACTACAGCG GTATCGTGATCCCGGAGAAGCCGAAGCTGAAGTTCCTGGAGAGGGCTCCGGCAGTGCCCAAGGTCCGCAGGGAACCGCGGCGGCTCCGGGACATCCGGGGCCCATCCCGGGAGGCCACTGACTTCACCCAGGGGCAGTTCGGGATCCTG GCGCTGGGTGGGGGCTACCTGCGCTGGGGCCACCTGGAGATGCTTCGCTTGACCATCGGACGCGCCATGGATCCCAGATCCACCTTCGCCATCTGGCGCGTGCCGGCGCCCACCAAACCGGTGACCAGGAAGAGCCTCGGGCACCGCATGGGGGGGGGCAAGGGCCCCATAGACCACTATGTGACCCCAGTGAAGAGCGGGCGGCTGGTGGTGGAGCTGGGCGGGCGCTGCGAGTTCCAGGAGGTGGCTCCGTTCCTGCTGCGGGCGGCTCGGAAGCTGCCGTTCCCTGCGGTTCCCATCAGCAGGGCTGGACTGGAGCGGATGCGtcgggaggaggaggagaggagggtcGGGAATGAGAACCCCTGGACCTTCGAGCGCATGGTGAGAGCCAATATGCTGGGGATGAGGAGGTACCTGAGCCCCTGTGACCTGCACTGGCATGGGCGATACTGGGGCAAGTTCTTCCTGCGGCACAGGGTGTGA
- the LOC117436143 gene encoding membrane-spanning 4-domains subfamily A member 12-like: MQGMGSLRLGSRAVMYTAETLPKGKNRVMGTIQIMTGFMHIGFGIVLTTLTNVYTSVFVIGEIPFLGGVSFIISGCLSIGAEKSPTECAVKGSQTMNVISAIFALLGIVAFIVDLNLNGLYHSGFNYYGYLVLLAGNGISIVLLIFTILEFCIAVATANFWCRATRLSSNESMLIVPSTTRVDLAAPSAEMPQPPSYTELAAPEV; this comes from the exons atgcaggggatggggagcCTGCGGCTGGGCAGCCGCGCAGTGATGTACACGGCCGAGACCCTTCCCAAGGGCAAGAACCGAGTCATGGGG ACCATCCAAATCATGACCGGCTTCATGCACATCGGCTTCGGGATCGTCCTGACGACGCTCACCAATGTCTACACCTCTGTGTTCGTCATCGGAGAGATCCCCTTCCTGGGCGGCGTGTCC TTCATCATCTCGGGCTGTCTCTCCATCGGGGCAGAGAAGAGCCCCACAGAGTGTGCG GTGAAGGGCAGCCAGACCATGAACGTCATCAGCGCCATCTTCGCCCTCCTGGGCATCGTGGCCTTCATCGTGGACCTCAACCTCAATGGGCTCTATCACTCCGGCTTCAACTACTATGGCTACTTGGTCCTG CTCGCAGGGAACGGGATCTCCATCGTGCTGCTCATCTTCACCATCCTCGAGTTCTGCATTGCTGTGGCCACCGCTAACTTCTGGTGCAGGGCCACTCGCCTCAGCTCCAATGAG TCTATGCTGATCGTGCCCAGCACTACACGGGTAGACCTGGCAGCCCCATCGGCTGAGATGCCGCAGCCACCCAGCTACACTGAG CTCGCTGCTCCCGAGGTCTAA